A window of Rhinatrema bivittatum chromosome 2, aRhiBiv1.1, whole genome shotgun sequence contains these coding sequences:
- the LOC115083531 gene encoding gastrula zinc finger protein XlCGF26.1-like, with protein MTSDLLQSHVRAERAFQSNNSDQMTSDLLQSHVKAERAFQSNNSDQMTSDLLQSHVRAERAFQSNNSDQMTSDPLQGHQKAGRPFQSNNNDQMTSDLHQSEEKWKKPFPCHTCGRTFDRKCHFVLHQKTHRGVRPFPCSQCGKSFKQKVTLQLHQRIHTQGNTFTCTECKKNFSSSESLVRHQRTHRGHRPFHCPQDGESYSSEFSLLNRPKMETEEGPLSSPESGENIIQKQDLINQKTQKEKTLFICTDGYKNFNQKENFRRQLKFQRGEKANLSNECNKILLCGKVFSGDGKKYTDERPLSCIQAEKSFSRKSNVPQQKKFPKVESQFIRTECDQSFRTEHNLIIHQRVHTGVKPFQCCECDKWFRQKGDLKLHQRIHTGEKPFTCSECGKRFSRKGNFKSHLRLHTGEKPFACSECGKCFSLKGNFNSHLRLHTGEKPFTCSECGKRFSQKGSFTRHQRVHTGEKPFTCSECGKSLSRKSYLMWHQRIHTGVKPSPCTLCGKSFRTNKELASHQRNHTGVKCNSQTVL; from the coding sequence atgacttctgacctcCTCCAGAGCCACGTGAGAGCAGAGAGAGCTTTccagagtaataacagtgatcaaatgacttctgacctcCTCCAGAGCCACGTGAAAGCAGAGAGAGCTTTccagagtaataacagtgatcaaatgacttctgacctcCTCCAGAGCCATGTGAGAGCAGAGAGAGCCTTccagagtaataacagtgatcaaatgacttctgacccCCTCCAGGGACACCAGAAAGCAGGGAGACCCTTCCAGAGTAATAACAatgatcaaatgacttctgatCTCCACCAGAGTGAGGAGAAATGGAAGAAACCCTTTCCCTGTCACACCTGTGGGAGAACCTTtgataggaaatgtcattttgtattGCACCAGAAAACCCACAGAGGAGTGAGACCTTTTCCATGCTCTCAGTGTGGAAAATCTTTCAAACAGAAGGTAACCCTGCAGttacatcagagaatccacactcaAGGGAACACTTTCACTTGTACTGAATGTAAGAAAAACTTTTCTAGCAGTGAATCCTTAGTAAGACACCAAAGAACACACAGGGGTCACAGACCCTTTCATTGCCCTCAAGATGGGGAATCTTATAGCTCTGAGTTCTCTTTATTAAATCGCCCAAAAATGGAGACAGAAGAGGGACCATTATCaagtcctgaaagtggagaaAACATCATTCAAAAGCAAGACCTGATAAATCAAaaaacacagaaagaaaaaacattatTCATATGTACTGATGGGTACAAAAACTTTAATCAGAAAGAAAACTTCAGAAGACAACTAAAATTCCAACGAGGAGAAAAGGCAAATTTAAGTAATGAATGCAATAAAATCTTATTGTGTGGGAAAGTCTTTTCAGGAGATGGAAAAAAATATACTGATGAAAGACCATTGTCTTGCATTCAGGCTGAAAAAAGTTTCAGTAGGAAGTCAAATGTCCCACAGCAGAAGAAATTCCCTAAAGTAGAAAGTCAATTCATACGTACTGAGTGTGATCAAAGCTTCAGGACTGAGCACAACCTGATAATCCACCAGAGAGTCCACACTGGAGTAAAACCATTTCAGTGTTGTGAATGTGATAAATGGTTCAGGCAAAAGGGAGACCTCAAActccatcagagaatccacacaggagagaaaccatttacatgcagtgAGTGTGGTAAACGTTTTAGTCGGAAAGGAAACTTCAAATCTCATTTGAGActtcacacaggagagaaaccatttgcatgtAGTGAATGTGGTAAATGTTTTAGTTTGAAAGGAAACTTCAACTCCCACTTGAGActtcacacaggagagaaaccatttacatgcagtgAGTGTGGTAAACGTTTTAGTCAGAAAGGATCCTTCACACGCCACCAGAGagtccacacaggagagaaaccatttacatgtagtgagtgtggcaAAAGTTTGAGTCGGAAGTCCTATCTCATGtggcatcagagaatccacactggagtgaAACCAAGTCCTTGTACTttgtgtggtaaaagctttagaaCAAATAAAGAACTTGCAAGCCACCAGAGAAACCACACAGGAGTCAAATGTAATTCACAAACTGTCCTATAG